A portion of the Ptiloglossa arizonensis isolate GNS036 chromosome 11, iyPtiAriz1_principal, whole genome shotgun sequence genome contains these proteins:
- the LOC143152763 gene encoding U11/U12 small nuclear ribonucleoprotein 35 kDa protein, translated as MESKQRLVLKTKIDTLQKWSPYAKKYDPLKSGSIDGTDTEPHDKAVSRAMQAHYEPPHGLKSKPERTLFVARFGPKISKYDLKEFFSRYGDVLSAKVIVDVVTGLSEGYGFVEMRSEDEARRAVRRCMDTTLKGYKIFVDHECGRTMKGWKPRRLGGGFGGKKESGQLRFGGSDRPFKKPIVPNIIRPHN; from the exons ATGGAGAGTAAACAGCGTCTTGTACTAAAAACAAAA ATAGATACGTTACAGAAGTGGAGTCCATATGCCAAGAAGTACGATCCTTTAAAATCTGGTAGTATCGATGGCACCGATACAGAACCACACGATAAAGCTGTTAGTCGTGCAATGCAAGCACATTATGAACCACCACATGGGTTAAAATCAAAACCGGAAAGAACATTGTTTGTAGCTAGATTTGgtccaaaaatttcaaaatacgaTTTAAAGGAG TTTTTCTCTAGGTATGGAGATGTCCTATCTGCGAAAGTAATAGTTGATGTTGTGACTGGCCTCTCTGAAGGTTATGGATTCGTAGAAATGAGAAGCGAAGATGAAGCTAGAAGGGCAGTTAGACGCTGCATGGATACAACGCTAAAGGGTTACAAAATCTTTGTCGATCATGAGTGTGGTCGTACCATGAAAGGCTGGAAGCCGAGGAGGCttg GTGGTGGTTTTGGTGGCAAGAAAGAATCTGGCCAGTTAAGATTTGGTGGAAGCGATAGACCTTTTAAGAAACCAATTGTACCTAATATTATAAGACCCCATAATtga